The Paenibacillus sp. MBLB1832 genome has a window encoding:
- a CDS encoding extracellular solute-binding protein, with protein sequence MQKRNQLIYVLGTLFLLGGMALFYQYIIDPSQTNTGAHPTKNNPAPLSSSADHDLFGKYDKPIDMTVYAGINDVMKFAPNESIDDNFHTRIQMKYLNIHYINKWVADGSKINERLNLAIANNDLPDVIQVDISQLNRLIRNGQIQDLTGIWEDYASEALKQNMGYQDNAAFLPATKDKKIYGIPLPYDAGNHTAMMYIRKDWLSKLGLNPPTTYEELRAVAKAFVEQDPDGNSKNDTFAFSMDQGSAEGGIGGFTFEALAAAFHAYPRSWIRESNGSAAYGGIQPEMKEALAAVQDFYLMGAIEPEFPIHDLPKSMQRVINGKVGIVFGPFYYPLWPLKDTLQNDPKADWLVLPIPGKGGEKVVPRSVISTNNWVVVRKGYEHPEALVKSMNLYFAMQEGIGEVGQLWREANSGTYKDMSIHLYAKPYAFDSPNRNMQTGKQILETIDHNDESYLKTQAAKDNYFQNIKPGGLSGWGFRKVFYDAERVLAQYDKVQYSMFFGAPTPTMIVKGNALAKLEYEMYNEIIMGAPLSKFDDFTALWRTYGGDDITTEVNAWARANTSLRGGTP encoded by the coding sequence ATGCAGAAGCGTAACCAGCTCATCTATGTACTTGGCACACTGTTTCTCCTTGGGGGAATGGCGTTATTCTACCAGTATATTATCGACCCTTCACAGACGAACACAGGAGCTCATCCTACCAAGAATAATCCTGCTCCCCTAAGTTCCTCAGCTGATCATGATCTATTTGGGAAATACGATAAACCTATCGATATGACCGTCTACGCTGGAATTAATGATGTGATGAAATTCGCTCCCAATGAATCGATCGATGATAATTTCCATACACGCATCCAAATGAAGTACTTAAACATTCATTACATCAATAAATGGGTAGCCGATGGCAGCAAAATTAACGAAAGGTTAAATCTCGCTATTGCCAATAATGATCTGCCTGATGTGATTCAAGTGGATATTTCCCAATTAAACCGTTTGATTCGAAATGGACAGATACAGGATCTAACGGGAATATGGGAGGATTATGCCTCCGAGGCCCTCAAGCAAAATATGGGCTACCAGGATAATGCTGCGTTCCTTCCTGCAACGAAAGACAAAAAAATATATGGGATTCCACTTCCCTATGATGCTGGTAATCATACGGCCATGATGTATATTCGCAAGGATTGGTTATCTAAACTTGGTTTGAATCCACCAACGACCTATGAAGAGTTGCGTGCGGTCGCGAAGGCATTCGTCGAGCAAGATCCCGATGGAAATAGCAAGAATGATACCTTTGCCTTCTCTATGGATCAAGGGTCCGCGGAGGGAGGAATTGGCGGCTTTACCTTTGAAGCGCTTGCTGCTGCATTTCATGCCTATCCTCGCAGCTGGATTCGGGAAAGCAACGGCTCTGCGGCCTATGGCGGCATTCAGCCAGAGATGAAGGAAGCGCTAGCAGCGGTCCAGGACTTTTATCTGATGGGCGCCATAGAACCGGAGTTTCCCATTCATGATCTGCCTAAATCCATGCAGCGAGTAATTAACGGAAAAGTTGGAATTGTATTCGGACCCTTCTACTACCCACTATGGCCGCTAAAAGATACTCTGCAGAATGATCCTAAGGCAGACTGGCTTGTTCTTCCGATTCCAGGAAAGGGAGGAGAGAAGGTGGTTCCGCGCTCCGTCATCTCCACGAATAACTGGGTTGTTGTACGTAAAGGGTATGAGCATCCGGAAGCGCTGGTAAAGTCAATGAACCTATATTTTGCGATGCAGGAGGGGATCGGAGAGGTTGGTCAACTTTGGCGAGAGGCCAATTCTGGCACTTACAAGGATATGTCGATTCATTTATATGCCAAACCATATGCCTTCGATTCGCCCAATCGCAACATGCAGACAGGTAAGCAAATTCTAGAGACGATTGACCATAATGACGAGTCCTATCTGAAGACGCAAGCAGCGAAAGATAATTACTTCCAGAATATTAAGCCGGGGGGATTATCGGGGTGGGGGTTTCGTAAGGTGTTCTATGATGCGGAGCGTGTTCTTGCCCAATACGACAAAGTGCAATACTCCATGTTTTTTGGAGCTCCTACGCCAACTATGATCGTAAAAGGAAACGCACTTGCCAAGCTTGAATACGAAATGTATAACGAAATTATTATGGGAGCGCCGCTTTCTAAGTTTGATGATTTTACGGCCTTATGGCGAACCTATGGCGGGGATGATATAACAACCGAAGTGAATGCATGGGCTCGTGCGAATACATCCCTTAGGGGAGGAACACCATGA
- a CDS encoding sensor histidine kinase: MISMRFKLAVARKSVLWRLFFGLVLVSIPFYGLTFLAASKASDVITKEVEMTNQSRLQFYVDFLEQEMQNVKQMMMALNNDVDVPLYYLQQSAAFSHEKYTLYQVIKSKMNIVYYSSNYISDVFLLLPETNKQITFNNGESDLDDRKRGILARHAASVQQTDHYVKQDTVSFSVSFPDQQTEQKVVSYVLGVEISQERILKALSSFRGNSDHQMLLINNQSKLLVGANQVPDSGKKVYEGIQQDPKLKTVTYQRENYMVQSDTSPDGLFTLVSYIPEKKILSPIYMLRYLFWLVFLGSLALFLLLSVLIYNQIHKPLRELVRLMRLVEGGNLQTSDLHVPNHEFGYVHRQYNRMVNQLRTLIQEVLESKIQLQQAQLKQLQSQINPHFLFNCFYIGYRMAKSGETENVAKLCKYLGDYFRFVTHRSMHEVLLVDEVKYASIYLEIQKMRFTYKLDYAISMEDEASLAAVPGLILQPLVENAILHGIEKIDHPGMIEIKVKRLEGCVQVSVEDNGVGMGEEQKRQLRHQLEKSAHEPDHCGLWNVHWRLKHRFKGTEGLELLNRTDGSSGLVVRFTIPVMASEVQHEVS, translated from the coding sequence ATGATTAGCATGCGTTTTAAACTGGCTGTAGCCCGAAAAAGTGTGCTGTGGCGATTGTTTTTTGGACTTGTCCTCGTGTCTATTCCCTTCTATGGGCTAACTTTCCTGGCAGCCTCTAAGGCTTCGGACGTGATCACGAAGGAAGTAGAGATGACCAATCAGTCGAGACTGCAGTTCTACGTGGATTTCTTGGAACAAGAGATGCAGAATGTGAAACAAATGATGATGGCGCTGAATAATGATGTGGACGTCCCGCTCTATTATCTGCAACAGAGTGCTGCTTTTTCTCATGAGAAATATACGCTTTATCAGGTAATTAAGAGCAAAATGAACATTGTTTATTACTCCAGTAACTATATTTCTGATGTCTTCTTGCTGCTTCCTGAAACGAATAAGCAAATTACCTTCAATAACGGGGAATCCGATTTGGATGACAGGAAGAGAGGGATATTAGCTAGACATGCTGCCTCTGTTCAACAGACAGATCATTATGTTAAACAAGATACCGTGTCCTTCTCTGTTTCCTTTCCGGATCAGCAGACAGAGCAGAAAGTGGTTAGTTATGTGCTCGGTGTCGAAATTTCTCAAGAGCGGATCTTAAAGGCACTAAGCAGCTTCCGTGGTAACTCCGATCATCAAATGCTGCTGATTAATAATCAATCCAAGCTTCTGGTGGGGGCTAACCAAGTGCCAGACAGCGGAAAAAAAGTATATGAAGGCATTCAACAGGATCCAAAGCTTAAGACAGTCACGTATCAGCGTGAGAACTATATGGTTCAATCCGATACTTCGCCAGACGGCCTTTTTACGCTTGTTTCCTACATTCCTGAGAAAAAAATCTTATCACCGATTTACATGCTGCGTTACCTATTTTGGCTAGTCTTTCTGGGATCATTGGCCTTATTTCTACTCCTTTCTGTGCTCATTTATAACCAAATTCATAAGCCGTTGCGTGAATTAGTACGATTGATGCGATTGGTAGAAGGCGGTAATCTTCAGACAAGTGATTTACACGTGCCAAATCATGAATTTGGCTATGTGCATCGTCAATATAATCGCATGGTGAATCAGCTTCGGACGCTGATTCAAGAGGTGCTGGAGAGTAAAATCCAGCTCCAGCAGGCTCAGTTGAAGCAACTGCAATCGCAAATTAATCCTCATTTCCTTTTTAACTGTTTCTATATCGGTTATCGCATGGCGAAGTCAGGTGAAACGGAGAATGTAGCTAAGCTGTGCAAATATTTAGGTGATTATTTTCGATTCGTTACGCATCGCTCGATGCACGAAGTACTCCTCGTTGATGAGGTGAAATACGCGAGTATTTACTTGGAAATTCAGAAAATGCGTTTCACTTATAAACTCGACTATGCGATTTCCATGGAGGATGAGGCTAGTCTTGCTGCAGTACCAGGTTTAATTTTACAACCTCTCGTCGAAAATGCCATTCTTCACGGTATTGAGAAGATCGATCATCCAGGCATGATCGAGATTAAAGTAAAGCGTTTGGAAGGTTGCGTTCAAGTGTCGGTAGAGGACAATGGTGTCGGCATGGGAGAGGAGCAGAAACGTCAACTTAGACACCAACTTGAGAAGTCGGCACATGAGCCTGACCACTGTGGGCTATGGAACGTACATTGGCGATTAAAGCATCGTTTCAAAGGTACCGAGGGGCTCGAATTATTGAATCGCACAGACGGTAGTTCTGGCTTGGTTGTCCGTTTTACGATCCCAGTTATGGCATCTGAAGTCCAGCATGAAGTTTCATAG